One part of the Phoenix dactylifera cultivar Barhee BC4 chromosome 4, palm_55x_up_171113_PBpolish2nd_filt_p, whole genome shotgun sequence genome encodes these proteins:
- the LOC103721817 gene encoding probable serine acetyltransferase 1, producing MPAGQQQKHHQVPTYPPPESEDEESWVWSQIKAEARRDAESEPALASYLYATILSHPSLTRSLSFHLANKLCSSTLLSTLLYDIFLSSFSAHPPVCAAAVADLLAARHRDPACASFSHCLLNYKGFLAVQAQRIAHLLWFQHRRPLALALQSRVADVFAVDIHPAARLGRGLLLDHATGVVIGETAVIGNNVSILHHVTLGGTGKAVGDRHPKIGDGVLIGAGATILGNVRIGEGAKIGAGSVVLIDVPPRTTAVGNPARLVGGKEKPARHEDFPGESMDHTSFISEWSDYII from the coding sequence ATGCCCGCGGGGCAGCAGCAGAAGCACCACCAGGTGCCGACGTACCCTCCGCCGGAGTCGGAGGACGAGGAGTCGTGGGTTTGGTCCCAGATCAAGGCGGAGGCCCGGCGCGACGCGGAGTCGGAGCCGGCCCTCGCCAGTTACCTCTACGCCACCATCCTCTCCCACCCGTCCCTGAcccgctccctctccttccaCCTCGCCAACAAGCTCTGCTCCTCTACTCTTCTCTCCACCCTCCTCTACGACATCTTCCTCAGCTCCTTCTCCGCACACCCCCCGGTCTgcgccgccgccgtcgccgaCCTCCTCGCCGCCCGCCACCGCGACCCTGCCTGTGCGtccttctcccactgcctcctcAACTACAAAGGCTTCCTCGCCGTGCAGGCCCAACGCATCGCCCACCTCCTCTGGTTCCAGCACCGCCGGCCCCTCGCCCTCGCCCTCCAGTCCCGCGTCGCCGACGTCTTCGCCGTCGACATCCACCCCGCCGCCCGCCTTGGCCGCGGCCTCCTCCTCGACCACGCCACCGGCGTCGTCATCGGCGAGACCGCCGTCATCGGCAACAACGTCTCCATCCTCCACCACGTCACCCTCGGCGGCACCGGCAAGGCCGTCGGAGACCGCCACCCCAAGATCGGTGACGGCGTCCTCATCGGCGCCGGCGCCACCATCCTAGGCAACGTCCGCATCGGCGAGGGCGCCAAGATCGGCGCTGGGTCCGTCGTCCTCATCGACGTTCCGCCTCGGACCACCGCCGTCGGCAACCCGGCCAGGCTCGTCGGCGGCAAAGAGAAGCCCGCCAGGCACGAGGACTTCCCGGGGGAGTCCATGGATCATACCTCCTTCATCTCCGAGTGGTCCGACTACATCATCTGA
- the LOC103721825 gene encoding BEL1-like homeodomain protein 3: MENNVFDASQRKTDHDHMDNNAVTSNMFSGPFTESGMINHDSNEQMIAGNILYPTLPEEVPNSLYITSHGSISNYASRGNASFDDSIGRTGLPEQLIGVSLSATSLAYLLTGSTSLQEDITGLGISSTSALPPDEIRALSSRDRCNTFGPQDVASFSGSKTDAGLNGKFGYRWNADETQDLQVPSSRTASTVHPSYHVRGCSEPGWGSNASTRKSDNLPSYLLPNNALSLKLGSYQPSMMSMLNVPDQRSELSCSELDQVISKDSKNPDTIALQDSSCFFSSLQNLKVGMASGLEQTFTNGGELSLCCYPSPFHFPRFLLGSRYLEIAQQILAEVASYAKLDDLFGGIEGEARMSLSSSCSSERGIMSVGSDEFTLCSGLTKSQSHMDPQQRLETDTEKSQLLVMLQMIDCRYNQCFDQIQNVVSAFNRATESVTRLHARFALHTISVIYKNLRERITSRILLTGQQLSSECTKEQENTFEPSLIQKQWALQQMRKDRQSWRPQRGLPEKSVSVLRAWMFQNFLHPYPKDNEKRVLALKSGLTRSQVSNWFINARVRLWKPMIEEMYLEFSKKSQNEGATGADC, translated from the exons ATGGAGAACAATGTTTTTGATGCCTCACAACGAAAGACAGATCATGATCATATGGACAACAATGCAGTTACGTCTAACATGTTTTCAGGCCCATTCACAGAGTCAGGTATGATAAATCATGACAGCAATGAGCAAATGATAGCTGGGAATATTTTGTACCCAACCTTGCCAGAAGAGGTTCCGAACAGTCTCTATATAACAAGTCATGGTTCTATCTCCAATTATGCATCAAGAGGAAATGCTTCCTTTGATGATTCTATTGGGAGAACTGGCCTGCCGGAGCAGCTCATCGGAGTGTCTTTGTCTGCTACTTCACTTGCCTACCTCTTAACTGGCTCCACTAGTTTGCAGGAAGATATTACTGGTTTAGGTATTTCGTCCACTTCAGCCTTGCCACCGGATGAGATCAGAGCTTTATCATCCAGAGACCGTTGCAATACTTTTGGGCCACAGGATGTTGCAAGTTTTTCAGGATCCAAAACCGATGCCGGTCTGAATGGAAAATTTGGTTACAGGTGGAATGCCGATGAAACTCAGGATCTTCAAGTTCCTTCCAGTAGAACAGCAAGTACTGTTCACCCATCTTATCATGTCAGAGGATGCTCAGAGCCTGGGTGGGGTTCCAATGCATCTACCAGAAAATCTGATAATTTACCAAGTTATCTTCTGCCTAACAATGCGCTGTCCCTTAAGCTTGGCTCCTATCAGCCTTCTATGATGAGCATGCTTAATGTCCCAGATCAGCGCTCAGAATTAAGTTGCTCTGAGTTAGATCAGGTTATATCAAAGGATAGTAAAAACCCAGACACTATTGCATTGCAGGATTCCTCCTGTTTTTTCAGTTCTTTGCAAAATCTCAAAGTGGGAATGGCATCGGGACTTGAACAAACCTTTACTAATGGCGGGGAACTATCTCTTTGCTGTTATCCTTCTCCCTTCCATTTTCCTCGCTTTCTTTTAGGATCAAGATATCTCGAGATAGCTCAACAAATTCTTGCTGAAGTTGCAAGCTATGCAAAGCTGGATGACTTGTTTGGTGGTATTGAGGGTGAGGCAAGGATGTCCCTTTCTTCTAGTTGTTCGAGTGAAAGAGGAATTATGAGTGTGGGCTCTGATGAATTCACACTTTGTTCTGGTCTAACCAAATCTCAGAGCCATATGGACCCACAGCAAAGGCTGGAAACTGACACAGAGAAGTCTCAGCTGTTAGTGATGCTTCAAATG ATTGACTGTAGATACAATCAGTGCTTTGACCAGATCCAGAACGTGGTGTCTGCATTTAATCGAGCAACCGAGTCTGTAACTCGACTGCATGCACGCTTTGCCCTTCATACAATCTCTGTGATTTATAAAAACCTGAGGGAGAGAATTACCAGCAGGATTCTTTTGACTGGTCAACAACTAAGCAGTGAATGCACCAAAGAACAGGAGAATACCTTTGAACCTTCCTTAATCCAGAAACAATGGGCTTTGCAGCAGATGAGAAAAGATCGACAATCTTGGAGACCTCAAAGGGGCTTGCCTGAAAAATCTGTCTCTGTTTTACGAGCATGGATGTTTCAGAATTTTCTTCATCC GTACCCAAAGGACAACGAGAAACGTGTGCTCGCATTAAAGAGTGGATTGACAAGGAGCCAG GTATCCAACTGGTTTATAAATGCACGGGTTCGTCTTTGGAAACCCATGATAGAAGAGATGTATCTGGAATTCAGTAAAAAGAGCCAGAATGAAGGAGCTACGGGGGCTGACTGCTAG